From one Ignavibacteria bacterium genomic stretch:
- a CDS encoding T9SS type A sorting domain-containing protein, whose protein sequence is MIFINRFIHQLVLVAILMCSFSTLALAQPKYKWIKTITGPTFDEAFSLALGIDGHAHIAGTFSDSVRVDTTLMLGIGNYDGFTARFDTSGKAVDFDTYGGYSLDEVSCIVADNKGNYYVAGAFEDQAMVGGQMIEALEPFDVDMFIAKFDRSGILLWVKVFGAPGYSEPSPFIAVDSLGMVYLAGGFGKTAKFDTKQISSAGNTDIFVCKLSANGDVVWVRSAGSGQSDMALSVGVSPNGDRVYATGYFNGTVNFPVGHSLVALLNEQDFFVWALTANGETQWAKKIGTQRKDKVISGFADSEGRFLTTGAMFGKTTFDTQMLSANSDLYEDAFVCRFTKNGDIDLVRNYGGELTETGRAIYADSRGAMYVVGTFDSTAVLGGTTVTTHGGDDIFFMRLWPNGDVEWVKSAGGPYDDLGTGIRANQKGEVVVAGYFDTRATFDAQTVEGGKFTDSFVAHTKCGPNTALNTKTSSIVLCMLTDSTIQAPQGYPTYRWYVNGTIRPTPIPSKFQLAELAEGEYTVYVEITDTYNCIGFSDTLHITITPALPEPVISRQDQQLTCSIQDVYYQWFKNGKAISGAVEQSTAITGDGYYRVLISNDDGCRRWSDNFIVGPADVSADITSPVTVYPNPFTSHIVIEGAPEATIVVVDALGREVQRTTSTGNTFTMPLNGAAGTYTVIVKTGTGIQSVQVQKF, encoded by the coding sequence ATGATCTTCATTAACAGATTTATACATCAGCTTGTGCTGGTAGCAATCCTGATGTGCAGTTTTTCCACATTAGCTCTGGCACAACCAAAATATAAGTGGATTAAAACCATTACCGGTCCAACGTTTGACGAAGCATTTTCACTGGCACTTGGTATAGATGGTCATGCCCACATTGCAGGTACCTTCTCCGACTCGGTTCGTGTAGATACTACACTCATGCTGGGGATTGGTAATTATGACGGCTTTACTGCGCGGTTTGATACCAGCGGCAAAGCTGTTGATTTTGATACCTACGGCGGGTACAGCCTCGACGAAGTCTCGTGCATTGTTGCTGACAATAAAGGAAATTACTATGTAGCCGGGGCGTTCGAAGACCAGGCAATGGTTGGCGGACAAATGATAGAGGCTCTTGAACCGTTCGATGTTGACATGTTTATTGCCAAGTTCGATAGAAGCGGCATCCTTTTGTGGGTGAAAGTGTTCGGTGCCCCGGGATACTCGGAGCCATCTCCGTTTATTGCTGTTGACTCCCTTGGCATGGTGTACCTGGCAGGGGGCTTTGGTAAAACTGCAAAGTTTGATACCAAGCAGATTAGCTCGGCTGGGAATACTGACATCTTTGTGTGTAAACTCTCTGCAAATGGCGACGTTGTTTGGGTGCGCAGCGCCGGCAGCGGTCAGTCCGATATGGCCTTGTCTGTGGGTGTTAGTCCAAATGGCGACCGCGTATATGCAACGGGATACTTTAACGGTACCGTAAACTTTCCGGTTGGACATTCCCTGGTTGCTCTGTTAAATGAACAGGACTTTTTTGTTTGGGCACTAACAGCAAATGGCGAAACACAGTGGGCCAAGAAAATTGGTACCCAACGGAAGGATAAAGTCATTAGCGGCTTTGCTGATTCCGAAGGACGCTTCCTGACTACCGGCGCTATGTTCGGAAAAACCACCTTCGATACCCAGATGTTATCTGCTAACAGCGACTTGTATGAAGATGCGTTCGTATGCAGATTTACAAAAAATGGTGATATTGATTTAGTCCGTAATTATGGCGGAGAACTAACTGAAACCGGTAGGGCGATTTATGCCGACAGCAGAGGAGCAATGTACGTTGTTGGCACATTTGACAGTACTGCGGTTCTGGGCGGTACCACAGTGACCACTCATGGCGGCGATGATATCTTTTTTATGCGTCTGTGGCCTAATGGCGACGTAGAGTGGGTGAAGTCCGCTGGAGGTCCTTACGATGACCTTGGCACCGGCATCCGTGCAAATCAAAAAGGTGAGGTTGTTGTAGCGGGCTACTTTGACACACGCGCTACGTTCGACGCACAAACAGTAGAAGGCGGTAAGTTTACCGACTCATTTGTTGCTCATACCAAGTGCGGGCCAAACACGGCTTTAAACACCAAGACCAGTTCAATTGTGCTGTGTATGCTCACCGACTCTACAATTCAGGCACCACAAGGTTATCCCACCTACAGGTGGTATGTGAACGGCACAATTCGGCCTACCCCGATACCTTCCAAATTTCAGCTTGCTGAACTTGCAGAAGGCGAATACACGGTGTACGTGGAAATCACCGATACCTATAACTGCATTGGTTTTTCAGATACACTGCACATAACAATAACGCCGGCACTTCCGGAACCCGTTATTTCGCGTCAGGATCAACAACTCACCTGCTCGATTCAGGATGTTTACTACCAGTGGTTTAAAAATGGGAAGGCCATAAGCGGCGCAGTTGAGCAAAGTACTGCCATTACGGGCGACGGGTACTATCGCGTCTTGATATCAAATGATGATGGCTGCCGCCGCTGGTCAGACAACTTTATCGTAGGCCCTGCAGATGTATCGGCAGACATTACAAGTCCGGTTACTGT
- the nusB gene encoding transcription antitermination factor NusB, with amino-acid sequence MSNGFPLSKKKKINGSRHLAREKVFQVLAASSNGEIPFDDIFEHVFFRRFTFDSPEANSGGRILRPDEVEELEADIPIEWADDEVRYAITIIEKIRDNRDIINDLIKRNLENWEMERIATLDKILLELAIAELISCPDIPIKVTINEAIVLAKRYSTDKSGVFVNGIIDSVLSELKESGQISKMGRGLIE; translated from the coding sequence TTGAGCAACGGGTTTCCACTAAGCAAGAAAAAAAAGATTAACGGATCGCGACACCTTGCGCGCGAAAAAGTGTTTCAGGTCCTGGCAGCATCATCCAATGGTGAAATTCCATTTGATGACATCTTCGAGCATGTGTTTTTCCGACGGTTCACATTTGACTCGCCGGAGGCAAATAGCGGAGGTCGGATTCTGCGGCCAGATGAAGTTGAAGAACTGGAAGCCGATATTCCCATTGAATGGGCTGACGATGAAGTTCGGTACGCTATTACGATCATTGAAAAAATCCGTGACAACCGCGATATTATTAATGACCTTATCAAGCGAAACCTGGAAAACTGGGAAATGGAACGGATTGCCACTCTGGATAAGATTTTACTGGAACTGGCAATTGCTGAACTTATCTCGTGCCCGGATATTCCGATAAAAGTTACAATCAATGAAGCAATTGTACTAGCAAAACGATATAGTACGGATAAGAGCGGTGTCTTCGTCAACGGTATTATTGATTCCGTCTTGTCTGAGTTGAAAGAATCCGGCCAAATCAGCAAAATGGGCCGCGGACTAATTGAATAA